In a single window of the Salvelinus alpinus chromosome 15, SLU_Salpinus.1, whole genome shotgun sequence genome:
- the polr2eb gene encoding DNA-directed RNA polymerases I, II, and III subunit RPABC1 gives MDDDEETYRLWKIRKTIMQLCHDRGYLVTQDELDQTLDEFKSQFGDKPSEGRPRRTDLTVLVAHNDDPTDQMFVFFPEEPKVGIKTIKMYCQRMQEENITRACIVVQMGMTPSAKQSLVDMAPKYILEQFLQQELLINITEHELVPEHIVMTKEELSELLLRYKLKESQLPRIQQGDPVARYFGLKRGQVVKIIRPSETAGRYITYRLVQ, from the exons ATGGATGACGATGAGGAAACATATAGGCTATGGAAAATTCGGAAAACCATCATGCAG CTGTGTCATGACAGAGGCTACCTGGTGACCCAAGATGAGTTGGACCAGACCTTGGATGAGTTTAAAAGTCAGTTTGGGGACAAACCCAGCGAGGGTCGCCCACGACGGACAGATCTCACTGTCCTGGTAGCACACAATGATGACCCCACAGACCAGATGTTTGTTTTCTTTCCTG AGGAGCCTAAAGTTGGTATTAAGACCATCAAGATGTACTGCCAGCGGATGCAGGAGGAAAACATCACACGTGCCTGCATTGTAGTTCAGATGGGAATGACACCTTCAGCTAAGCAG TCTCTAGTTGATATGGCCCCCAAATACATCCTGGAACAGTTTCTGCAGCAGGAGCTTCTAATAAACATCACTGAGCATGAG CTAGTTCCTGAACACATAGTCATGACAAAAGAGGAACTGTCTGAATTGCTGTTACGATA TAAACTGAAGGAGAGTCAGCTGCCTAGGATCCAACAAGGAGATCCTGTAGCCCGGTACTTTGGATTGAAAAGAGGCCAG GTAGTAAAGATAATCAGACCCAGTGAGACTGCTGGACGATACATCACCTACAGGCTGGTCCAGTGA
- the LOC139539704 gene encoding putative nuclease HARBI1, with translation MKAQNCVFLSALTMACPFVRDVVDEEALVLRRAFRRERVFRDRLDPLAFPDDHLYERYRFSADGIRYLCRLLGPRIKHRTARSHALSVEQMVCVALRFFASGAFLYSVGDAEQLNKATICRTIRSVCLAIKALADVFISFPGHRRLCDIKEEFYRIAGFPNVIGAVDCTHIRIKAPSGAHEADFVNRKSFHSINVQMVCNADCVISNVVAKWPGSVHDSRIFRASEIYQCLSQGEFSGVLLGDRGYGCQPFLLTPFTDPQEAQQAYNHAHARTRARVEMTFGLLKARFHCLHKLRVSPVRACDITVACAVLHNVACLRKERAPRVPPAMDWDNPAIFPDDDSGRLLRDQYVLNYFS, from the exons atgaaggcccaaaattgtgtgttcctttctgctctgacaatggcatgcccatttgtgcgagatgtggtggatgaagaagcacttgtgctgaggagagccttcaggcgagaaagggtcttcagggaccggttggacccactggccttccctgatgaccatctatatgaaagatacaggttttctgcagatggcatcaggtatctatgcagactactgggtcccaggattaagcaccgcactgcacggagccatgcactgagtgtggagcaaatggtttgtgtggccttgcgcttttttgctagtggagccttcctgtactcagtgggggatgcagaacagctgaacaaggccacaatttgccgcacaataaggagtgtgtgtctggctatcaaagcattagcagatgtcttcatctccttccctggccacagaagactctgtgacatcaaagaggagttctataggattgcag gtttccccaatgtcattggtgcagtggactgcacacacataaggataaaagccccctcaggtgcccatgaggccgattttgtgaataggaaatcctttcacagcattaatgttcag atggtctgcaatgctgactgtgtgatcagcaatgttgtggcaaaatggcctggctcagtccatgactccagaatctttcgggcctctgaaatctatcagtgcctatcacaag gtgaattctctggtgtgttgctgggagacagggggtatggctgccagccttttctcctgacacctttcacagacccccaggaagcacagcaggcctacaaccatgcccatgccaggaccagggccagagttgaaatgacctttggcctcctgaaggcacgctttcactgccttcacaaattaagggtcagccctgttagggcatgtgatattactgtggcttgtgctgtcctccacaatgtggcctgcctgaggaaggagagggcccccagagtgccaccagccatggactgggacaatccggcaatcttccctgatgacgacagtggtcggctgctgagggaccaatatgtgttgaattattttagttag